Proteins encoded together in one Mannheimia haemolytica window:
- the birA gene encoding Bifunctional protein BirA gives MKLNQAQIQNALICGQAVVFDEIDSTNEYLLTHHHSLENGTVCLAEKQTAGRGRRGRTWYSPESENLYFSILWHYPMEQAADLPPLSLVVALIIAESLTAQKVKDIQIKWPNDIYYQGKKMGGILLETQANRNGLDVVIGIGLNLGMAKVDENIVTQAWADLSQYNFDRNELVCRLAYELQKNLKIYPLVGFAHYAERWQSFDLFRHKAVKLITEAEEIHGISQGINEKGELILKQGDDLRYFGIGEISLRAD, from the coding sequence ATGAAACTTAACCAAGCTCAAATCCAAAATGCGTTAATTTGCGGGCAAGCCGTTGTGTTCGATGAAATTGATTCAACCAATGAATATTTGCTCACGCATCACCACAGTTTGGAAAACGGCACGGTTTGCCTCGCCGAAAAACAAACCGCTGGGCGTGGCAGACGCGGTCGAACTTGGTATTCGCCCGAGAGTGAAAATCTCTATTTCTCGATTTTATGGCATTACCCCATGGAGCAGGCGGCAGATCTACCGCCCCTAAGTTTAGTGGTTGCACTCATTATTGCCGAAAGCCTTACCGCTCAAAAGGTGAAAGATATTCAAATTAAATGGCCGAATGACATTTATTACCAAGGCAAAAAAATGGGGGGCATTTTATTGGAAACCCAAGCCAATCGCAATGGTTTAGATGTAGTTATCGGCATTGGGCTAAACTTAGGAATGGCAAAAGTGGATGAAAATATTGTGACGCAAGCGTGGGCAGATTTATCGCAATATAATTTCGACCGCAATGAATTGGTTTGCCGTTTAGCCTATGAATTGCAAAAAAATCTCAAAATTTACCCGCTTGTCGGCTTCGCTCATTATGCCGAACGCTGGCAAAGTTTCGATCTTTTCCGCCACAAAGCGGTTAAGCTCATTACCGAAGCCGAAGAAATCCACGGCATTTCGCAAGGCATTAACGAGAAGGGCGAACTTATTCTAAAACAGGGCGATGACCTCCGCTATTTCGGCATCGGTGAAATTTCACTAAGGGCGGATTAG